Proteins from one Bactrocera neohumeralis isolate Rockhampton chromosome 3, APGP_CSIRO_Bneo_wtdbg2-racon-allhic-juicebox.fasta_v2, whole genome shotgun sequence genomic window:
- the LOC126753930 gene encoding kelch-like protein 28 encodes MKQVRYGQCVVELDGKIYAIGGFGDSKVLSSVERYTPSQGWEVVKSLIIGRFDANAEILNGKIYVMGGLRGFQSSIRSVECYNPDSNTWTSCADMNECRDIPFVRAHKGHIYVLDTYSAKSRQSVERYDPQRNIWSKICCLNADWARIAGMSLDNKLWFIGRPKSDDWSSVSVYDEANDRWVKKCSLPNVYGYFRCVVPVALLSLK; translated from the exons ATGAAGCAAGTAAGGTATGGACAGTGTGTTGTCGAATTAGATGGTAAAATCTACGCGATTGGTGGTTTTGGGGATAGCAAGGTTTTGTCGTCAGTGGAaag ATATACGCCGTCCCAAGGTTGGGAGGTCGTGAAGAGTTTGATTATTGGACGATTCGATGCCAATGCAGAGATTTTGAATGGTAAAATTTACGTAATGGGCGGACTTAGGGGCTTTCAATCCTCTATAAGATCCGTCGAATGCTACAATCCGGATTCGAATACTTGGACTTCTTGCGCGGATATGAATGAATGTCGTGATATTCCTTTT GTAAGAGCACATAAGGGTCATATTTATGTTTTAGACACGTATTCTGCTAAGAGTAGACAAAGTGTTGAACGTTATGATCCTCAGCGAAACATCTGGTCTAAG ATTTGTTGTTTGAATGCTGACTGGGCTCGTATTGCAGGCATGTCGTTGGACAATAAGCTATGGTTTATCGGCCGCCCTAAGTCTGACGACTGGTCAAGTGTGTCAGTCTATGACGAGGCTAATGACCGTTGGGTAAAAAAGTGTTCATTACCCAATGTGTACGGATATTTCCGTTGTGTTGTGCCTGTAGCCTTACTGTCGttgaaatga
- the LOC126752372 gene encoding kelch-like protein 17 has product MATSCAQTLALQSNSSKQNRFMEKLMAKIFCFYDEQSLIDVTFKVSNPTAVVPAHRLILAAASPYFENLFNDEQGNNPDIEINDIDSDIFERLITFCYNGEALITVNNVVAMLKAAIILQLDDAINSCVDYLITHINEFTLQAAYTLERETQCERLKQKLIEYEIKNFMEISRRVEFLSFDVEKLQRILESDNLNITREEDAYDAIKRWFNYDVPARQESLPLLMSCLRLTQFDADFLWTHIQPLPGCELLAHQAISWIREPAARTKINMRFTESRDTCEKTFLVVRQSEMNHNLLQYNKAEDKWQEYASLEIDYTDYETSLKDDNLIFIGGCKSGVTTYIVRSWNIRNKTWQNLPPMKQERRGHLVVELDGKIYAIGGLAGDNVLSSVERYTPSVGWESVSRLIVGRFCGCAVTLNGKVYILGGSNNNGNLKLVECYNPDSNTWTSCADMTECRFFPNVRAHKGHIYVSDKFSANRSQSVERYDPQRNSWSKICCLDAEWARITGLPLDNKLWFFGPPKSDDISSVSVYDEDNDRWVKKCSIPNVNRYTCVVPVALLSLK; this is encoded by the exons ATGGCCACGAGTTGTGCTCAAACACTTGCTCTACAGAGTAATTCCAGTAAGCAGAACCGCTTCATGGAGAAATTAATggcgaaaatattttgcttctaCGACGAGCAGTCTCTAATCGATGTGACATTTAAAGTTTCAAACCCAACGGCTGT TGTACCCGCGCATCGTTTGATACTCGCAGCAGCGAGTCCCTACTTCGAGAACCTTTTCAATGACGAGCAAGGCAATAATCCCGACATCGAGATAAATGATATCGATAGCGATATTTTTGAGCGTCTAATAACCTTTTGTTACAACGGAGAGGCCCTCATTACAGTTAACAATGTCGTTGCCATGCTAAAGGCGGcaatcattttgcaattggatgATGCTATAAATAGTTGTGTTGACTACCTCATAACACATATCAATGAATTTACATTGCAGGCTGCTTACACGCTCGAGCGAGAAACACAGTGTGAACGACTTAAGCAAAAACTCATCGAATATGAAATAAAGAACTTCATGGAG ATCAGCCGACGCGTTGAGTTTCTGAGTTTTGATGTAGAAAAATTGCAACGTATTCTCGAATCTGACAATCTGAATATAACTCGTGAGGAAGATGCCTACGATGCCATAAAACGCTGGTTCAATTACGATGTTCCTGCACGTCAAGAATCACTGCCACTTTTAATGTCTTGTCTCCGGCTTACCCAATTCGATGCGGACTTTCTGTGGACACACATACAGCCGTTACCTGGCTGTGAGCTGCTGGCCCACCAGGCGATATCGTGGATCAGAGAGCCTGCAGCACGAACAAAGATAAATATGCGATTCACAGAATCACGTGATACTTGTGAGAAAACTTTCCTGGTGGTTCGCCAATCAGAG ATGAATCACAATCTGCTGCAATACAACAAAGCTGAGGACAAGTGGCAAGAATATGCGAGTTTAGAAATCGATTACACGGATTATGAAACGAGTTTAAAGGatgataatttaatatttatcggCGGTTGTAAAAGTGGTGTCACAACCTATATCGTCCGCAGCTGGAATATACGAAATAAGACATGGCAAAATTTGCCCCCCATGAAGCAAGAAAGACGCGGACACCTTGTGGTCGAATTAGATGGTAAAATCTACGCGATTGGGGGTTTAGCGGGTGACAATGTTCTGTCGTCGGTGGAAAG ATATACGCCATCCGTTGGTTGGGAGTCCGTCAGCAGATTGATTGTTGGAAGATTCTGTGGATGTGCAGTGACTTTAAATGGTAAAGTTTATATACTAGGCGGTAGCAATAATAATGGAAATTTGAAACTCGTCGAATGCTACAATCCGGATTCGAATACTTGGACTTCTTGCGCGGATATGACAGAATGTCGTTTTTTTCCTAAT GTAAGAGCACATAAGGGTCATATATATGTTTCAGACAAGTTTTCTGCTAACCGTAGCCAAAGTGTTGAACGTTATGATCCTCAGCGAAACAGCTGGTCTAAG ATTTGTTGTTTGGATGCTGAATGGGCTCGTATTACAGGCTTGCCGTTAGACAATAAGCTATGGTTTTTTGGTCCCCCTAAATCTGATGACATATCAAGTGTATCAGTCTATGACGAGGACAATGACCGTTGGGTAAAAAAGTGTTCAATACCCAATGTAAACAGATATACTTGTGTTGTGCCTGTAGCCTTACTGTCGttgaaatga